The Zerene cesonia ecotype Mississippi chromosome 19, Zerene_cesonia_1.1, whole genome shotgun sequence genome has a window encoding:
- the LOC119834634 gene encoding odorant receptor 22c-like produces the protein MGFIKLYSMQFKREDWRFLLNQAFILENDELNNGDTTGVDYDTDDEDNEKFSGHILVYSRKFLSTTSLLSQMYSFTGFVYILSPFIEYGIYKIKGEDVDWLHILPVWSPLDISAFGYAATVIAEIVASAYCVCVHIVFDSFATGTMIFVCGQFSLLHAYSQRIGGSGKKFNLCQERDARAHYRIKKCHFIHVTLLRMVKQLDEIIRNIVGIYFFVATLTLCCVCIQLQSKDLSATQLISLLQYMCATLTQLFLYCHYGDAVHNESVVALGEGPFASAWWSLGKKMRSEVGILCIRMSRSCKLFAGPFNVLNLESFIQIVRTAYSYYAVLRQTSE, from the exons ATGGGCTTTATCAAGTTGTATTCAATGCAATTTAAGAGAGAGGACTGGAGGTTTTTGCTCAATCAAGCTTTTATATTGGAGAATGATGAATTGAACAACGGAGACACGACCGGCGTCGATTACGACACTGATGATGAGGATAATGAAAAGTTTTCTGGTCATATTTTGGTTTATTCGCGGAAATTTTTGTCAACAACTTCGCTTCTTTCCCAAATGTATAGCTTTACgggttttgtttatattctatccccttttattgaatatgggatttataaaataaaaggcgAAGATGTGGATTGGCTGCATATTTTGCCGGTATGGTCGCCATTAGATATCAGTGCCTTTGGTTATGCAGCGACAGTAATTGCTGAAATCGTTGCTTCTGCTTATTGTGTATGCGTGCACATTGTGTTTGATTCCTTTGCTACTGGTACTATGATATTTGTATGTGGCCAGTTTTCATTACTTCACGCTTATAGCCAGAGAATCGGCGGAAGTGgcaagaaatttaatttatgccaGGAACGAGACGCTCGAGCCCATTATAGGATTAAGAAATGCCACTTCATTCATGTTACTTTGTTACG TATGGTAAAACAATTAGATGAAATCATCCGGAATATTGTCGGGATATACTTCTTCGTGGCTACACTGACTCTCTGTTGTGTATGTATACAGCTACAATCA AAGGACTTAAGCGCCACCCAACTAATATCACTTCTTCAGTACATGTGCGCAACTCTCACTCAGCTTTTTCTCTACTGTCATTACGGGGACGCAGTACACAATGAG agCGTTGTTGCTTTAGGCGAAGGCCCATTCGCATCAGCTTGGTGGAGTCTGGGAAAAAAAATGCGCTCTGAAGTTGGGATCCTTTGTATAAGAATGTCTCGAAGCTGCAAACTATTCGCCGGACCATTCAACGTTCTCAATTTGGAGTCTTTTATAcag ATTGTCCGAACGGCATACAGTTATTATGCAGTATTACGACAGACATCCGAATGa
- the LOC119834633 gene encoding glutamyl aminopeptidase-like — translation MIKLILFNLFQLTISDRTHLLNDAFALAEAGHLPYDTALNLTTYLTGEKDYVPWDNAAAIFSKLSDRLYNTTDYDNLNKYVQHLVKRLYLEQSWEKTDLGIIEGLLRTKILAFATSYGLPDAEKTVREMFLAWLDSYGTASAKNIEPELRDFVYVQGMRNASMEEWDKLWRIYQMEEDVQEQTKIRTALSAPKDADILRKYLDLAWDEKNIRSQDYLNVLSIISSNPSGTALVWDEVRSNWPRLVDRFTLNSRYLGNLIPSITSTFNTQERLQEMVIFFEKYPESGAGASARKRALENVQNNIQWSSQYKDVVASWLENHLKIIG, via the exons ATGATAAAACTTATTCTTTTTAATCTGTTTCAGTTAACGATATCAGATAGAACTCATCTTTTAAACGATGCATTCGCTTTGGCAGAGGCTGGCCACTTACCTTACGATACAGCGTTGAATCTCACGACCTACCTCACTGGAGAAAAGGATTATGTGCCTTGGGATAATGCTGCTGCGATCTTTAGCAAATTGTCagacagattatataatacaacggattatgataatttaaat aaaTATGTGCAGCATCTTGTAAAACGGCTATATTTGGAGCAAAGTTGGGAAAAGACTGACTTAGGCATTATAGAAgg TCTCCTCCGCACAAAAATCCTTGCCTTCGCGACCTCTTACGGTTTGCCGGACGCTGAGAAAACTGTACGCGAGATGTTCCTTGCCTGGCTCGACTCCTACGGTACCGCAAGCGCGAAGAACATCGAGCCAGAATTGCGAGATTTTGTCTATGTACAAG GAATGAGAAATGCTTCAATGGAAGAGTGGGATAAATTATGGCGCATTTATCAAATGGAGGAAGATGTGCAAGAACAGACAAAAATAAGAACAGCACTAAGTGCTCCAAAGGATGCGGATATACTCAGAAA ataTTTAGACCTTGCGTGGGATGAGAAAAACATTCGCAGTCAAGACTATTTGAATGTACTAAGTATTATAAGTTCGAACCCATCTGGGACCGCGCTAGTGTGGGATGAAGTTCGTTCGAATTGGCCACGGTTGGTCGACAGGTTCACTTTGAATAGCAGATATCTGGGAAATCTTATACCTAGCATTACCAGTACGTTTAATACGCAGGAAAGATTGCAAGAG ATGGTGatcttttttgaaaaatacccAGAATCGGGTGCTGGAGCTTCAGCTCGTAAACGAGCACttgaaaatgttcaaaataatattcaatggTCTTCTCAATACAAAGATGTTGTGGCTTCGTGGCTGGAAAatcatcttaaaataattggataa